The genomic window GCGTATTAGTGAGATCGAGGCTGTTCCTAAAGTGGACTTTGGCTGTTGATACAAAAATTCtccattatgggagttcccgtcgtggcgcagtggttaacgaatccgactaggagccatgaggttgcgggttcggtccctgcccttgctcagtgggttaacgatccggcgttgccatgagctgtggtgtaggttgcagacgtggctcggatctcatgtggctgtggctgtgacttaggctggtgacaacagctccaattagacccctagcctgggaccctccatatgccgcgggagcggccctagaaaagacaaaaaaaaaaaaaagtagaagatggACCGGTAAGAAAGAGGCTGCTTACTCTTGATGCACGCAATGGACTTTGTCTTCCGTCACTCCCAGGAACCGGAACTCCTCAGCAGAACGATGCTGGGGGCCCCTCAGACTGGGTGGGGGacctgtgttgtcactgtgggAAGTCTAGTCCCTGGCCATGGTGTCCGTCTCAGCTGTGCCTTGTTGTCACTGACAGTCAAATGCCACTGAGTGCTCACATCCTAAACACACCTGCCTGACTGGCACCCAGATGCCCAGATCAGAGAATGTTGGGAgcctccactccctcctccttccccctccctcctgctccctcctccctctctccctcctttccctccctcctcacccctcccttcctcctttccccccaATCCCTGTCCTCCTCACACCCAGGAACTTGCcaactctcatttcttttcacctTGCAGTCCTACCTCTAAAATGCCACAGAGCAGCACACCCACCATCAGAAAAAGTGCTTTTAATAATTTGAACTAAAACTGgcagacggagttcccgtcgtggcgcagtggttaacgaatctgactaggaaccatgaggttgcgggttcgatccctgcccttgctcagtgggttaacgacccggcgttgccgtgagctgtggtgtaggttgcagacgcggctcggatcccacgttgctgtggctctggtgtaggccggcggctatagctccgcttggacctctagcctgggaacctccatatgctgctgaagcggcccaagaaatggcaaaaagacaaaaaaaaaaggaaaaactggcaGAGATTTTGGGGAGGGAAACACAGACATTGGAAGAGCCACATAGAGAaagtttgaaaggaaaaaaacctacataAAAAACAACTCAGTTTGAAAGGTTCCCAGCTTACTGTCTGATCTCCTTTTAGttaatttcagaaggaaaatgggTCAAGCTTGAAAAAACAACTTACAGGGATCCTACTGGAAAAACAaggtaaactatttttttttttaataaactattttgTAAAATGCTCAGTATTTGGGTTCTCAGAGTCTCTACTTAGTGTTTGTCATaaactttgatatttttctcattgtaAACTGTTTTAAGACTCTAAACAATTTACTAAATGATCAAATAAGAATATAGAGTTtctttgtaagaaaataaatacatctctCATTGGTGTGAAATGACAGGAACTTGCAGGAAGCTTAAAAACAACTTGTGACGACAGCTACCTAAGTAGCAGCACTTGGCCATGAGGCCCAGCGCTGGAGAGCTGCTCAAGCATTAAGATACCCACAGCCCTGGCAGACCCTGGAGCAAGAGAGCCGAGCCCACGTGCCCCGTCCCGAGCGGGTGAGGGTGCTGCTGCCCAGCTGGCAGTGGAGGACTCGGCCCCAGAGATGCGCTCATACTTGAGAAAGCGCGGCCAGGGCTCGGAGCCCAGCTCACCGTGGTAGAGTTTGGGTCTCCTTCCCGCCGGGTTAAGGGGACACAGTGTAGCCCCTCGCCCTTCTGAGTGTGAAGGCACATGCCGGCTGTGCCCTCGCAGCTCTGCACCTGCTCCTTCCAGCCCTCCTTCATCAAGGATGTGCAGCGGGATCCCGTGAAGGTGTTTTCCCCATAATCGTCTCCCCTCTGGAGAGCTGGCTTCAGTAGTTGGAAGTGGGCTCTGAGGTCTCCCAGCCACCACACTGAGGGTCCTGTTGCAGCACTTCTCTGTCATCTGTCACCGCAGGACGGCGCTGTGGCCTCCAAGGAGCTCTTGTGTGAACCAATAACACTTCATACCCGAATGTCAAGCTTTGAAGAATGAACCTCCATACTTTACTGTAGGCTGGGATTAATAAATGTACGAAGTGCTGCATgtacaaaacaagaaaattgcAGCTATAGAGAATCCTTTGTTCCCCTGTCTTACTCACGGAAGAGGCTGTGGAATTGGTTTTAAGAGTCCCAAGATAAGCTGGCTTGTGTGCCCCTTCCTGACATTCAGGATGGAGCTGAGCTCATCCTCTGTCGCCTGCCTGTCTCGAGGCGTCGGCTGACTAGAGGAAGGAAGGTACAACGGGCTTTCCTATAACAAAGACTGAAACACAGAATCAGAATTCCGCAGCCACGAGAGGCTTTTCCAGCAGCACGCTCTCCattccattttccaaatgagaaaacagtCTCGAGGTTGCTGCTGCAGGGTCAGCTCGTCGGGCCAGCGGAGGCGAGGGTTTGCTCACTCGATCTAAGGACCTCTCGGGGTCCCTTAGAGATGGGAGGAGCTCTCGAGGGACATCGTGTTCTGGCACTCTCATCAGCACACACCTCTCCTGGCTCAGCACTGCTCCGTCATCTCCCCTCCTGTAACCACGCTCTCTGTTTGCCTCCGTCACCCCCAGTGTGTTTGGCTTGGGACCTTCAGGGCTCTTCCCCGCACCGTCGTCTTCACTCTTTAGGACTGACGCCACGAGGCAGCAGAGAGAACTGGGCCAAAAGGTGTTTTGTCACTCATGATCTGTGTTAGTGACTGACCGGTGTGGCTTGGTGGCTGGCTAAAGGTGTTTTGTCACTTACGGCCTGTGTTACCGACTTACCAGCGTGGCTTCTTGTGAGGCTTCTTGCTACTAAGAGGCATGTCGGCAGCTGCGTGTGTCAGAGTAATCGGATTCGCACAGGTTCATTTTGCCGTGTTTGCCCATGAGACTTGGGGTAGAGTACGGAAAGATCTGTAGTGCACAGaaagggtggttttttttttttaccagattaAATAcctgacttttttaaaatagaaaggtagCATGGCCCAAGCCTTCAGCAGAGCCAGGTGGAAGCTGGAGGGTTCCTCCGAGCAGCACCTCTTGTCCCCACCCCCTGTGGGGAGACGCCTGGGAGGTGGGCGCGTTTCCTCAGAGCCACTCAGATGTCTTCCATCCTCTAAATCCTCTCCCCGTCTCCGTTCTTCCTGTCGAAGGGACAGGAGAGGAGGGAATCCCTCCCGTGCTTCCCCCTGTAGTCAGCATGGTTGTTCCAGTCACTGGGTTTTCAGGGCCAGGAAACACGCAGCTAGTCAGGAGCAAGGCTGGACGGGGCCCAGGAGCCTGCCGCCGCTCACCCAGCCTGTTTTCTGGGGACTGTTTTGCCCTTGGACAGGCTCTCGTGCGTGCGCAGGAGAGCGCTTACCTCAGTTCATTAAGTGTGATTAATAAGCAGGAAGGTCCTATCTTCCTATAACTTGGACTTGGCGATTGATCGCAGGTTTTAAAATCTCAGTTGTGTAAATAAGGTTTCAGTGGTTCTGCTTGCGCGGAGTATCCTGGACTTTGCATAACGGGCTGGATTTGCATCGACTGCTGAATAGCCTTTAAAGCTGTGCTGCTCACCTGTAGGTTTATGACCCAAACAGCAGTGTTTCCAGTGAAGGCAGCTCGAGTGAGCTTCCACTACCATGTAGAGGGTGGATGTGGGCAGCAGGGGATTGGTGAGTTTTAGAAGCTCTAGGAAGGCACCGCTGGCTCTTGTTCATACAGAGCTTTACCACGTGGTGGTCTTGGCTGTCATCTTTAGCACACTTGCATGCACTGCATTTATAAGCTGCCGGTTCTACACACAGGCCTAAGAACTAACGCTGttgttttttcttgtctgtctGAACAGAACTTGGGAAACTGTGAAGCGTACAACCAGGAAAGGACAGTCGGCTGATGGTATGAAAGCAAACCTGTTAGAACTTCCTAGAAAGGAGGTCCCCACACACAATTGTAGGAGGCCGGGGAGGAGGGTTTTTACTGTAACCAAGACCTCAGAGCAATTACTTTCAAGgatgctgttttgtttttaactccgGTATTCTATTTTGCAATCTTATGTAACtcaggctttctttataaataacTTCTGGCTCCTGTCATCTAAGCTCAGAAGAGTGTTTTTGAGGGGAAGATGTAATTATATTTATAGCCAAACATAAGTCAGTACAATTTGAGGCCACGTACTCTGTGTGGATACGTTAGGTCTGCTAACAAAGTCTCTGTGGTCTGCCCGGAGGCCCCAGGCGAGGTCCTTTCGCTTGGAGAACTTCCTTGGCACCACTTGATGCCTCTCGGCTACTTGCTTATAAGTCAATGAGGAAACGAATTAGGACAAGACTATTCATTCAGTTCACTTTTCCTTCTAGGCATGAATGCTTTGACTGCAAAGATCCCAGAACAATCCTGAAAACCCCCTCTGGTCTAGGGGAAGTTGGGCAATAGGTCTTTCTtggttttcccttttatttctccattttgtcCTTGTCTTCTGTTCTTCCTGGAAGCAGAGTAGCTGCCGCAGCTGCTGCGTTTTCCTGCTGGGCAAGTGTGAGAGAGGAgccagggggtcctccagggcaGTTGGGGGTTTGGTTCGAAGGCCAAGTGACTTGGGAGAAAAGGCCTTTTATCCTAAACCCATACAGCTGAGTCTAGCATACACCACAAACAATGACGCCTACTCAGTTTCTTGCTTAAAGGCGACCCAGAAGCACACGGAGCAGTGGGACCTCTGGCCCGGCTGCGCAGCGGGAGCAGTGGTCTCTGTCGAGGTTCACGTAGATGGAGATTTGGTCTTTGACCTGAGTGTTCATGTCCGGTTTTGATTTTAAAGAAACCTTGACAACAAAAAACATGCTTTTCATCAAGAGAAAGCTTAAGCAAGCAAGTGCGATTGCTTTTTCCCTGCGTGCTTAAACTCCGGAGGACAACTCCCGGAGTTAACTGCCACCACTGGAGCGTCAGTTAACTTTCTGTTGCTAATGGCAGGTAGAACACTGATTTCCGATGCGGCGTTTCTTAGCATGTGGCCTTTTAGTTAGACGGCTGTGGATGGCTTGCCGGCGCGGATGCACTTACTGGCCCTCGGTCTGTCCCCCGCCGCAGGCGTGTCCATCATCCCCGTCTTGCAGAGGACCCTGCACTACGAGTGTGTCGTGCTGGTCAAGCAGTTCCGGCCGCCCATGGGAGGCTACTGCCTGGAGTTCCCCGCCGGTGAGTCGCTAAACACGGGCAGTGGAGGAGGTGGCCTCGGGGTCGCGCTCGACTCGGACCCCCCCTCTTTGTCCATCCGTGTGGTTTCGGCAGTGAGGGCCTCCAGGCCACCTGTGCCCCTCTCTGCAGCGTTCTTTCCCGCCTCTTTGGGGCACTGCTTTTCCCTCTGTTGTCAGCTCATTTCATCTTCCACCACGCGCGCGATCTGCCTGACAGATGTGCAGTAAGAACTAAAGCCGACTCCTAATTCTAAGACCCGCGAACGCAGAGCCATGGTGGCCCTCCTGTCCGTCCAAGGCCAGGGAAGTGTCCTCACCCAGCTGGAAGGCCTTTGCGGGTGTTCCGGAGGCGGCGGTCTCTAGAAGCGAATGCAGAGCCTCCTGACAGCACTTCGTCGGCTTGTTCCCACATGACGAGTTTAGATCTCATTTGTCATTAGTGGTTTAAGTTCTGCGTTTCTCAAAGTCCCTCCCGGAGTGCCATGTAGGAACAGCTCTATTGTCTTTCTCGTTCTCTGGCCATTTCACTGAAGACATTAACACCCTGAAAAGGAACTGAATAGCCTGTGTTTCCCTTTTTCTTGCGGTGGTGAAATTCCTTCCAGGAAAAGGACTGTGGTGCTGTCCCCACCGGCCCCTCCTCACTCCTTCCTCTCAGTGCCCCTCCAGCCCCCGCCTCCTCTCCTCCGCTCCCTCTCAGGGCACTGTCTGGGCTTTCACTACAGGCCCACATGGCtctgagggagggaggcaggctggcAGGTAGCGTGTCCCCATCTTACACCTGGGGAAACAAGCAGAGGCTTCCCGGGCTGCAGCCACTCAGCTGGGCCACCACGGAGCCACTTAGCGCACAGGAGCGACCAAGACCTTGGTGCCTTGCTGCTCACACCGCAATCTGGGTAGAAACAGAGGAACAGAACCTACTTGGTCTGCTGGGGCGTGGGGATGGGGGCTTCTTTCGCCTTCTGTTTTTCTATAAACATTGCAAACCTCTTGATTGTTCACAGGTCGCTCAGCAGCGTGTATGTTAGAACACTGGGTCCCCTGTCCCCTCACACAACGCTTTGGCCTTGCAGGTCTCATTGATGAGAACGAAAGCCCCGAAGCAGCTGCTCTGCGGGAGCTCGAGGAAGAGACTGGCTACAAGGGAGATGTCGCCGAATGTTCTCCAGGTGCGTGCTGCTTCTCGAGTGTGCACTTGGGATCAAACTGCTGAAGTGATTGGCCCAGCGGTGCTCCGCGCGTGAAAGGCTTGCATCTGCGGGTGTGCTTCGCGGGTGAGAATTGAGTGGCTTTCGTTGTAGCTGATTCTCGTCTCGGGACGGGCCCCCTCCGCGCAGCCCGCCTGCGGACACGCTCTGCAGCCCCGCGCTCTGAGCAGAGCGGGTGAACGAGGCCTGCCGCCTCAGCCTGCCGCCAGCCCGGTCCTCCTGCAGAGCCGTCTACGTGGTGAAGGGACGGCCTCTGACTGGCGCCTCTCTCCACAGCTGTGTGTATGGACCCGGGGCTGTCCAACTGTACCACGCACATCGTGACCGTCATGATCAACGGGGACGACGCTGAGAACGTGAGGCCCAAGCC from Phacochoerus africanus isolate WHEZ1 chromosome 12, ROS_Pafr_v1, whole genome shotgun sequence includes these protein-coding regions:
- the NUDT5 gene encoding ADP-sugar pyrophosphatase isoform X1 produces the protein MDQQEPAEPSPNSKQAVISEELISEGKWVKLEKTTYRDPTGKTRTWETVKRTTRKGQSADGVSIIPVLQRTLHYECVVLVKQFRPPMGGYCLEFPAGLIDENESPEAAALRELEEETGYKGDVAECSPAVCMDPGLSNCTTHIVTVMINGDDAENVRPKPKPGDGEFVEVISLPKNDLLSRLHALVADEHLTVDARVYSYALALKHANTKPFEVPFLKF
- the NUDT5 gene encoding ADP-sugar pyrophosphatase isoform X2, coding for MGGYCLEFPAGLIDENESPEAAALRELEEETGYKGDVAECSPAVCMDPGLSNCTTHIVTVMINGDDAENVRPKPKPGDGEFVEVISLPKNDLLSRLHALVADEHLTVDARVYSYALALKHANTKPFEVPFLKF